The DNA sequence acgaCAAATTGAAACATTCAAATAAGACTaaggatttttaataatataaggaTAGGAAAGTTtcttatcgaaaaagaaaaaaaaaaaaaatatatatatatatatatatatggatgtgTTCACCCGATTGGCTCCTTTTTCGTGAAAGCTTCTTTCGACATGAACGTTCTTCGTAAGAGAGGGTTTGTCGACTACGATTATAAAAACACGATTTTATGAGAAGTACGCGTTTCTTCGCCTCATCGTTTCACGTAAAAGAACTGAACTCTCTTCGTTTTTCCACCTATCGGACCTCTTTATTTTCGAACCATTACCGACcgtctattataataatgtgaatTTCGTCGACCAAAAGGGAaaggaacaagagagagagaaagagataaatagatagatagatagatagataaatagagagagagagagagagagagagagagagagagagaaagagagaaaagagaaatgagagaagaTGAGCGAGAAGGTGAAGAAGACTCAAGGGTAAGCCCAACTAAATTTTACATCTAAATTGAATCCAAGCTAAGTAAGACGACGAATGAAGCCAATGGCTTCGACGTGCGCGGTCGAAGTTAGCAGTTATTACCGGAAAGTAAGACGGCGAATAATATCGTCTCGATAACCGATTTCCTCAACGAACTTAATTATTGAACCGTCCCATCAGCATGACTTACGACCTAAACGCAGTAGATTGGTGCCTGCAACTTCCTACCGGCATACTCTAACGCGAATCACCCCTTCTCACACCTTATCTTTTAACGGAGATAGATACCTACTTATAGATACTTTTCAAGAAGAATAAATCAGTCTCTACGAGATCAGATCCAAAAGATACTGTCGACCAAATGATGGACCGTTGGCGATCCGTAAGCTTTCGCAGTGAATTTTCTCAGTTGGCCTGCTCTGTGTATTCATGCGGCAAAACCCAGTTAAGAAAATGAGATACAACAGGGACAttgttttgaaagaaaatttaattgaagaaaaaaaaaaaaaaagaaaaggaaaaaaagacgaaaaaaaataaaaagaaaaatagataaaagggaaaaggtaGATCggaaacgaatatatatatatatatatatatatatatatatatatacatatatatatatattgaaaatcgtTCATAGATCATACTCGTTCGTGTATTTCGAATTGAAACATCGTTTTCTTCTGAATAAGATAACATTTCGTGCATTATGTTGAAACTTTCGATCAAGTTGATGCATGTATTTCGTGATgcataaaagaaatatgagaGAATGTAACTGTATCCATGTGAATCGGGCCGATACAGttacgtattatattttagcACAGAGCATATAttgggaaaaataataacggtgtaGCTTTCATTATCGAGAAGATCGAAGAATCATCGATATCGAAATTGCTGATAGAATCGATGGGAATGCTGACGGATCGTTTCTTCATGGGAATAAATGTGAGCGGAACGCGTTGACTGCGTTGATTGAAGAGAACGgagattagaaaattttcctGAAATATACGAGCGTTTCCACGcttgaagaaaaatgtttttgatCGTCGGTACGAAGGTATGATTTTTGCAGTGGACGACCCGTACAAAATTTTTGATCATGAACCGATTTCATAtcatgaaagaagaaagtgagagagaataaaatattaccacCATAGAGGAATAATTTGTCCGTATGAATAAGATCAAAAAGTTCGCAGTATTGCGAGAATTCCGGATGGGGAGAGCGGCCAACGCGGGTTCAAGTAAAAGCAACGTACCGGACAGAAAGGAGGGTGGACGCAAGGGTGGGTCATTATTTTGCATGCCTTTGCATGTACAAATACACGAGCTTACGTCTACCGTACTTTTTCTTCGAACTTCCTAAAAAGGAATTACACCTACAGtgtgagaagagagagagagagagagagaaaaagagagaggatgtaAACGTAGAAGGTGGCAACTTTCACCCCTCCTTTTCTCGATGCTCGCGAACGTAAACACGGCCCTTAAGGTAAGGTTTGCCTTATGGTACGATTTCATCTGGACGAACCTTGTCCACGGCTTGCATGGTCTATATTAAACAGTATGGTAATATATCCACGCCGCGAAAAATGAGTAACAAGGATGCCTTGAGTACCTAGAGCCTTGTTATTATGCAATAACTTACCGAGCCTTCCCTTTCCTACCAACCTACGGGCCCGttttacctttctctctctctctctctctctctctctctctctctcatacacaacATCGTCGTCCAACAGTATCCTTCCTAGTGCAAGCGTCTCCTTTTCTTACCTTagtaaaacaaagagagaatacAGTCTAAATGTATTTTCACGGAACGGCGCAACGTCTCTATCGCATCCGCGACTGAATATGCATGCACAACCTGCATGCATGACATGTAATCATGAATATAAATCGGGTGATGGTGCAATAATGTAATTGGACGTTCTCGTTCTTCGAAGGAATGAATCGTTTGCGCTAAGGACACGCTTGCTCGaagctatttttatttaagggGAACACCATAGTCGAAGAATCatctttcatattttgtctctctctctctctctctctctctctctctctcttttactctttctccttctctttctttttctcttccgttGAAACGTCGGAAATGCGTgaacgaagaataaaaataaaatcaacgaTAGCTAATCGGATTTCTTTTTGTACTATGTGAAGGCTAAAGAATACTGCTCACGATTAGCACTGAGTGTCGAGAAGCTCGCCGTTACAGTAAATCGTGTCTATCGTGCACGTCCACGAAATTTCGATAAGGTACTGGCGCGTATAAATTTCAGCGCGGAATTTATCCGTATGACGAATGCTTGCTtcattccctctttctctctctctctttctctctcttactttcgttctctttcgctTTAGTTCGActcttctcgtttcttcttctctctctctctctctctctctctctctttctctctcttcttcttctctttcttagaCTCCGTCCTAACACCCTCCTTACCCTCCTTACCACTATTCCTTATCGATGCACGCAACCGCACTTCGGAACGATCAGATCTCACGGTGAATACTTTAAGTGCTTATACCGTGCCGGCGCGTTATTCgtgttaagaagaaaaagtatccTACGATAGAAGAGGGAGGAACGACGAGAGACGGCGTTAGaggcgaaagaagaaaaaaaaaatatttcagcaCTTTCGCCAatgtaaaaatgataagaatgttctctctctctctctctctctctctctctctctctctctctctctctctctctctctctctctctctctgtataatGTCATCATAAAGACAATGCAAGGGTTATTCCCTCCTAGCCAAATCAAACGATTCCAACTCCGTactttgataataatcatcCTGGAAACGAGATGATTAGCATAATCGATCTGACAACGTCTAAGTGGAATGTTGTTACACGAGTAACagcagttctctctctctcgaagatCATAGGATGTGAAGCATCTGGTAGTTGTTTACAAGACCGTAGATAGAGTTTTGACAATGAAGGAGTAATTTCCAACTTGACAGAGGATAATTGAACAATTAAGGAAGGTGTCTCGTATTCTATGTCGATTCGATGGAAGACCCGTTTCAGAGAAATCGGCAAAGACTTATCAAGTAAAAGGGAAGAATGGGggatagatagttgatctagGGGTAATTAAAAAGTTTGATTACCTTACGACGAGTGATGTTGAACTCACGGTTACAACCCTTGCAATGGGTGACCTGTCGATCGTCCGCCCACGCAGTCCCGCCGCCATCTTGCTGCGACTGTCGTTGAGCATTGTCAGCAGCCTCACGTAATTCGACCGTTGCCAGTTTCGCTGCGCTCAACTGCACCCCAAGTTCCTCCAGGGTTCTTTCCTGTTCCGAGCAGATCTCCTTTAACGCATAATACTCCTCCTGCAGCGTTACGTATCTCTGAAATAGACGATtgcatttcctttttttttttttttcttattcgttatttcctcatttttttgttttgttttctttttctcttttttttttctctcttccgtttcttttatcgttcgaaAAGGATCCCCcttaaagtataatattttaaacatagcttaaaagaaacaaaaaatatattaaagtttcCTTCATTTTGCTGAAAACTTTATTACgggattattagaaaaaaaaaagaaaaaaataaaagaaaaataaaaaataaatatttcgtacTTCTGACATTTGCTTCAGCTGATCGTTTTCTTGGCGTAACTGAGAAATCCTTTCTGCATTGGAGATCGATGATTCCTGTAGGGACGTTCTCCATTCTCGTTCCATATGTAGTTCCCTCTCAATGTCCTTAGCTCGGGCTGTCCTCTCGGCTGCCTCGGCAGCTAGGACCTTAGCCTTCTCCTCGGTCCTTGCTCTAACTCCGTCCAATTCCTTGCGCCTAATTAAGTCACATCGCTCGACCTTAATTCTTAAAAGCATTGGCTCTTTTTAACGGAACAAGTAACGTAACTTAACGTAATTATGTCGACGATGAATACGCGTAATGATCCTAAATGTAATTGTGATGAATGAGCGTGGACGAAAAGTGAAAGTAATTTAGCCCTGGGGCCGATAAAGGAGAAAATCTTTCTCCgccctttaaaaaaaaaaaaaaaaagaaaagaagagctaaaagaaaaaaaaaaagaaagaaaaaaatagaataaaaaaattgtatttatggaACTGTTTTGCGACTCGTTAATTACCACGATATTAATTACTCTCgtatattttcatgaaaattcatttaaactATTAcaccgagagagaaagagagagagagagagagagagagagagattcgaatACGAAGTTGCATCGATTTTCAAGGATTTTCTTCAACTTGTGCGTTTAATTGGCTACGATCTAAGACAATGGAAACACTAAAACTAGTTAAGTCTTACTAATCGCTCTCTGCATATCGGTGGGAACCATTGAAAGAAGTCGAATTAACGTGAcagaatagagagaaagccTTTAGGATACTCGATTTGATTCTGTAATCttgttatttcaataattttaataatattatttcaaagattgaatgtataataataagaggaaaattttgaaatcttCCATTTAAAGTTATTCACTCGAACTCATACACtcattcactttctctctctctctctctctctctttctctctctctctctttctctttctttcacttttatttaattattcaaaaggACGTATTGTTCCAAAAGCGACATGAGAAGTCCGAACGTTTTGTTCAATAATACGCAATTGAAATCATACCGTGGAAATAAAATCCATCGGCTTAATGTCGGACTtcgattttctctctaatttttctctatatttactaatatttaatatactggACTTACCTTCTATTAACGTGGTATAAACGATCCCCGTATCtcgtaataaatgaaaaattttaataacaaagaaaatataaaaaacagtTTGATCGACTATAAGGATTAACAAACTtcataatcgttttatttgatgattttattgtttgtaGCAATTAGTACAAGCATGCTTAGTGTCTCGGTGCAAATCGTGACAACCACATAGCTCAATGCTTATACAATAAATGGTATCTCCGATTAAATTGATCATCgagaatatttcattcgaacgATACGATGCAATTTCGATGATATTCAATGTCAATACGTTCGAGCAAACGAACGATACGATGTTTTTATTGCTCGATcgataagataatatttacgaaaagaagaacgatcgCAAATTCAGTTccttaaatacaaaaacattttctttcgaacgaaggaaaaataatgaatgatgAGAAATACAATTAGTTTAtgtagaattatattttactatgATCTCGGCAGAAATCGCCTAATTGAGTATAAATCTACTTGATTATTGCGAAAGacattatcatataatatatatatatatatatatatatatatatatatatatatatatttatatatcgtatattttgataatcctaattatatattatatacccaGGTAAGTCTTATCGAGTAGCCATTAGTGAAGGTTTGCCAATATCCCCATCACGAGATTTCAATGCGTAGCGTCATCTTTTCAGCTACGTATCCTATTTCTTTTGAATCGATTTTTCGATGGTACttctacataaaaaataaatactcgATAGCCATATAGCTGTTCAATGAATCACAAATGCACGATCGTCGTACGTGATCAGATAGAAATTGGCCGTTCGATAAAGCGAcagattaataacaaatttaatatatcaatcattagatatttaaattttgtctatcgcaattatttgattaataaataaatgaaaatttttttttataggtatAATTACGAAATAGATATTAACGGATCAAATGTAAAAACAATCGATTGGATATTGACGAAACAATAGAAATTGATATTGTAATGATCGAATAAACGCAATATAtacaatcttaacaataatgaaagaCAAACAAACGTACTGTTCATCCAGTTTCTGGAATGTCTCAGTCATCGACACTGTCTTAGCCTCCAGTTTTTTGATCAGTTCTGTCTTATGATTAAGAGAAGCTTCGCATTCCTGAAATAAATTCTTCTTcagtataagagagaaaaaaagaaacgagttcTTCGAgatcgaaataaatatgaaatccGATGGaatcagaaaaagaagaaaattagaaatcgAATGGCCGCGTACTTGTGTTTCTTCTTGAAAGATATTAGATAATAGAGGGACTCGCAGAAAACTATTCTCGGGATTATTGTCCTGTATAATCCTGCGCCTGTATAGAGATAAAACGTTTTATGGTTGTAGATTTTCCTCTCAATTTCGGCGCATATTATCTCGAAGAGATATGAACTATTCGAATCGATGCTCGCGATCGAACGTCGAGCGAGAGATATGATATAATCGATGAAACGCGCGAATACAACGTGTAAAAAGGAGCGCATATAGGAAAGCGACATTTCGCGCGATAAGCGAGAAGGTCGAAATTGCGATGAAATTGCGATGAAATTGCGATGAAATTGGCGATTTAGTATCGCTTATTACGTCgtgtagaaaaaagagatttctAACAAGTAGACTCGCTAAGAGAATTGACGAAACGAAGAATGTCTTCATTCTTTAACGggctttttttcgttaataacaTTCGTAGAGACAACGTCGTCGTTGGATTTGCTCCTTTTAGATTTTTCACACGATTCTTTCGCCcgtttattatcgatgttacgTTGCTGATGATCGCCTGACGTTCGATCGGCCCCAACATTTTCCGTTCCAAATGCCGAACCTCTCGGCGAGGTTGGACtgtttttgtttaaaatcGACTTCGATGCGTTACACGGCGTCGTCGGACTCCGAACATTTTCTCCATCCTTCATCAGGTGATTGTACTTCTCGAGATTATTCAGAATCTTGCCGATCTGATTGGTCTTGGCGTGAAGCCGGCTCACCATCTCGCCCTTCTGCGTCAGCTCGTGCTCGCACTCCTACAAGGGAAACACATCCAGAAACAGAGAATAGAGAGACGCCTAGTCTTACGctttgaacgaacgaaaagaaacaaaagaagaccTAAGTGCCGCGAGTATTCGGGCTTGCCCCTCGTAGGACTCCCTGTACCTGATAAAATCTGAAACGTGAGTTAAAAAAAGGAGATTAGACTGCCGAGAGGTTCCGTTCGAGGGCCTAATCTTAACTAACATTCCACTTTCTACTTATCCATTTGCCAAGTAGTACGTATTCCGTATAAacaaatcaaaagaaaatctcgtttatgataataaacgtaaatataaactaattattCCTCTACGAACGCGTggtattgtaaaaaattaattattagtcATATGTTTTCTTAGATTCATCCTAAGATCAATTGGTTTTGTTAATGAAACATTTCAAGAAATCATAGGATTAAACTTTGCTTATCAGGAAAAACGATTCGAATCACCTGTAATTTTTTGTACATCTCCAAATTGATCAGCTTGATGTCGTCGAGTTGTTGCCTAAGCGATATTATGGTGTCCTGCTTCTCGTGGATGTCTTTCTCTAACAATTTCATCGCCACCTCCATCTCCGACTTCATGCTTATCTATTTCGAGATCGttcattttattgaaaagCATAAATCTcaacgaataatttttattgcgattggataaaaaaaaaaaaaaagaaaaagaaaaaaaaacaacaacgcGGACCTGTAATTGCAATTCCTTCTCTGTGTCCTGTCGTAATTTCTTCTCTGATTCGAGTCTACTTCTAAGCTCTTCGATTTCCGTCGTAGTTTCGGTTATTTTAATAGGAGCCTTGCcattctaaaagaaaaatataccaaGTAACGTCTAATCGCAAAATTACACGTTCATCTACCGATTAAGAAGAATACCTCATTAGGATCCTTGATCTCAATccctaattcttttttaagctGTCTGTTTTCCTCTTGAAgcgatagaaaattattctttgcAATAGACAGATCTTCTTTCATTAAAGCATTCGTCGTAGTTAAAGTTTCAAGTTTGGCTTGAAGATTTGTCACAGTGGCACTAAAaatgtcatttttattcgtaacCGATCGTTTCATTCGAATAATCATTAAGGGAAtcgttaattatcgataatggaTTTACTTCAAGTGCCGATTTAATTCCTCGATATAATTCTTTTGATCAAGAACAGTCGTCATGTTGTCATTTTCAAGCTCGTCGTCAGGTGATTCTCCAGGTATATGATTGCTATTGCGCAAATATAACGAAAAATCGATCACACCTTGTTGACAATCGAGATCTTCTTCCTATCgcgagatagatatagagttcgatatattaatttgattttaatgatttctattgtattgtttttatgtttgtttgtttgtttgtttgtttgtctgtttgcttgtttgttcgtatatatgtatgtttgttcGTTTTCTATGAACTGACCTTTACGCAGAAATTGCAATCGATCACATTCAAACCCACCAACAAACCCATTACCACGATAGCCTCTTCGCTCATCATAAGAGCGTCTGGCTCAAAATATTCAGACAAAATGTCGTCCTTATGATCGATCAAAATCTTTAGGTAGTCTGCTAACTTCTTTTGCATGAGTGCCATACGAAGCCAGGCACGCGCCCGACCCATGGCAGTTCTGAAAATAATGATGCTCTGAAAAATGATCGAACCGGACAAATAGGAATATGCAATGATTCCAAAACagaaaagaacaatattatcttaattcattttaaaagGTAAGTCGTAATCAATTAGATTTTAACAAATCAattagaaatgtttaatatcaaaaatcttttaaagtaaataaaaaatatttcgattagtaatttatatagattttcttttttcgatatttatgttatattttaaaattgaaactCTTTCTTCAAACTCATATTTTGGCAAGATAAtacatcatttatattataaattaaggaattataaattaaatgattgatatcattcaaataaacgattaacgaaacaatttcatttttgatATCAATGCATATTCCCATTGAAAGATAAAGCGAAGAATATTCgagagaatgataataaaaaaaaaaaaaagaaaaaaaagaaaaaaaagaaagtatgaaACGCGTGGTACCTAACCGTCGGCAAATCGCGAATACTTGATGTAATATCTTGCGCTTCAGGGCAGTATTTCTCCACCAGCTGAAGGATGTCCCAAAGCTCCTTCTTGGGTCCAAGTAAACCCTGCAATCGAAGTTGAATCGTCGTTAATTGATCGATACGATCACTTCGATCTTACTCCTTTACCTTCTTCGGTCGTAAACCGTGCCTGAGTACATGCTCGAGAACGATGAAAAAATGTTGCAGAGGCATATGATCCGAATCGAGCATGCGGCCATATTTTAAAGAAGTTTCGATGAGCTCTTTCACGAtcaactttgaaatatttacgagATTACTCCTTTCGATGATCACCGGGTCTCGTGCTGCAAAAATATTCCTTCCGTTTtcatctttcattattttcaatgttcaAAGTTCATTTTCTCccattttatctctctctctctctctctctctctctctctctctctctctctctttctctccctctctctctcttgtattcGTTCGTGTAATTTTAGATTTGCCAATTATGATTTGACTTACATTATGAAAAGCACAAAGCGTTAGGCGCAAAAGCATATGTGAATAGATATagtttctttgattttttttttttattttttttttttttttttttggtaaagataaataagaatcATGATTGATTCGAGTTGATTGAAAAAAAGCACGATAGTAATTCATGCAAAATGCGGAAAGACGTGCAAGCGGAATAGTGCAATCGTTGATGTAAATAGAGTGTTCGCGTGACTCGGTCTTGATGGTATAGACAATATCGTGAAAGCGAGACCGTATTAAAAGTATGAAGCATGTAAAAACATACGAAATCGATAGAAAGAGACTCGTGGCCACGTGGTGAATCATATTTTAGATATCTTCTCGTAAGATCtttcgtcaaaaaaaaaaaaaaaaaaacaaagaaagaaaaaaaaaagaaaaggatttaagggaaaaaaaagcgaaaaaacaaaaaaaaaaaaaaggaaagaaagaaaatgaattcgCTGTCAGCTTCGaatgtaagaaaaatttcaaaattttaatgatggATATTTAATGACGAAACaccgttaaaaagaaatacgttAATGGATTGatgtgaaatataataaggaaTAAGTATGATGGAATAAGTATGGTGGAGGACGAAAAGGATgctgaaagaggaaaagaaagaagaagaagcagaagagtACAGACACAAGCTTGAGACGTGACGCAATGGCGGCGGTGGACTTGGCGGTAATGCATCGCGAAAATCCCGCTGCTCGGGTAACAGCTGTTGCCGATGACGATGAGGATCAATACCACTAAGAGGTAACGGTGGCGAAGGCGAACGTTGTATCGAGTCTTGTAATGAAAACTCAACGTCCTGAAGTTCCTTTAAACAGAGCCACTCGCCATCAACGGACACGCGAAAATTGCAAAGGTAAATCGTGTCCTGGGCACCGGCCATGTCCTCTTCGAGCATGACCCCGCCGTGATGAAGACCACCGTGATCGACCGGAGGTCGCGTTTTCAAGCCGCTCTGGGGTTCTTGCCGCATAGAAGATCCTTCCAGAAAAACACAatgtcttttctctttctcttttctcaccTATGACCTCGAGACTTTATCGATCGAATACAATCAACTTGATATTACGAACTCGTTCCGCAATGCAGACagattaattcttcttttctcttctaatcCTTAATCCTTCCACAATATTATTCTTCAGATGTCTCTCAAATCGTATCCACTTTAGGATAAATACTAGGATgatcttttaatatatcttgTTTATTCAAACAAATGTTTCACCTCGCATTGAAACATCTTtgcgaattataaaaaatatttcattggttAATATCcaaaaatatcgtaataacaTCGTAACTGCGTTTCTCGTACGTTTTAAAACTTCAACGTTTAGTTTTATTAAATCGTATTATTCCCAAAATATTACGTCTAAAGTACCGTCGAATGCTTGATGATACACGTTACGTCGTCGTTGGAACATTTCACGATGAAAATGGCGTATTCGCCGGCGCAAAGGAATTATTGATTTTCCCGCCGATGTTACCTCCACCTAAGATAATCGATAGTTACGATAGCGACCCTAACGACATCTCTCGACAGATCTCACTTATTATATAACGATGAATAATCCAGGATGTCGGTAAGACATCAACGCGAGGTCAAAATTAATCTCGTCAAATTTATCGCAAATTTGACGATAAGAATACATAAAAACCATGTCAAATTtccatatacacatatacacatacacacacacacacatatatatatatacataaatatatgtattatcaaCATCAGTTTcagcattatatttatatcgttaatattgcacAAATTAATGAGTATTCTATTtggattgaaaagaaaaaagagagagaaacgtactCTTTCTAAAAATCGTGTaacttcgtctttttttttttctatacttatcaaaaataataagaaaaatcattgaaatgttTAGCGTCGTAATCTGATTAGTTACTCGATATAAACGCGCGGAATTTTGAATGTGCATTTGAAAAATCCCGCCAAAATTGCCCAATTATGGGCAGCGCATGAgcctgaagaaaaaaaagatagcgCTCGTGTCGTTCGACTCTGTTTGGTATGTTGTTTGTACTTACGTCTCGGCGACCACCAGGCGTCCAATTTTTTAGGTCTCGATACCACCAAATCCGGCCATTTATCTTCTCGTATGGAATAACTCGAGGGTGAACGCGAAacgattttttcattttcatcagACACTAAACTACCGGTCAACGATTTCTCGGACGGAGATATTGGCAAACCTTCGCTGCTCTCCGCGGCCATGTTTACTACGTAGCCACTGTCCCGGCA is a window from the Vespa crabro chromosome 17, iyVesCrab1.2, whole genome shotgun sequence genome containing:
- the LOC124429941 gene encoding protein RUFY3-like isoform X6, giving the protein MRQEPQSGLKTRPPVDHGGLHHGGVMLEEDMAGAQDTIYLCNFRVSVDGEWLCLKELQDVEFSLQDSIQRSPSPPLPLSGIDPHRHRQQLLPEQRDFRDALPPSPPPPLRHVSSLSRDPVIIERSNLVNISKLIVKELIETSLKYGRMLDSDHMPLQHFFIVLEHVLRHGLRPKKGLLGPKKELWDILQLVEKYCPEAQDITSSIRDLPTVRTAMGRARAWLRMALMQKKLADYLKILIDHKDDILSEYFEPDALMMSEEAIVVMGLLVGLNVIDCNFCVKEEDLDCQQGVIDFSLYLRNSNHIPGESPDDELENDNMTTVLDQKNYIEELNRHLNATVTNLQAKLETLTTTNALMKEDLSIAKNNFLSLQEENRQLKKELGIEIKDPNENGKAPIKITETTTEIEELRSRLESEKKLRQDTEKELQLQISMKSEMEVAMKLLEKDIHEKQDTIISLRQQLDDIKLINLEMYKKLQECEHELTQKGEMVSRLHAKTNQIGKILNNLEKYNHLMKDGENVRSPTTPCNASKSILNKNSPTSPRGSAFGTENVGADRTSGDHQQRNIDNKRAKESCEKSKRSKSNDDVVSTNVINEKKPVKE
- the LOC124429941 gene encoding RUN and FYVE domain-containing protein 2-like isoform X5; this translates as MAAESSEGLPISPSEKSLTGSLVSDENEKIVSRSPSSYSIREDKWPDLVVSRPKKLDAWWSPRPRDPVIIERSNLVNISKLIVKELIETSLKYGRMLDSDHMPLQHFFIVLEHVLRHGLRPKKGLLGPKKELWDILQLVEKYCPEAQDITSSIRDLPTVRTAMGRARAWLRMALMQKKLADYLKILIDHKDDILSEYFEPDALMMSEEAIVVMGLLVGLNVIDCNFCVKEEDLDCQQGVIDFSLYLRNSNHIPGESPDDELENDNMTTVLDQKNYIEELNRHLNATVTNLQAKLETLTTTNALMKEDLSIAKNNFLSLQEENRQLKKELGIEIKDPNENGKAPIKITETTTEIEELRSRLESEKKLRQDTEKELQLQISMKSEMEVAMKLLEKDIHEKQDTIISLRQQLDDIKLINLEMYKKLQECEASLNHKTELIKKLEAKTVSMTETFQKLDEQIKVERCDLIRRKELDGVRARTEEKAKVLAAEAAERTARAKDIERELHMEREWRTSLQESSISNAERISQLRQENDQLKQMSERYVTLQEEYYALKEICSEQERTLEELGVQLSAAKLATVELREAADNAQRQSQQDGGGTAWADDRQVTHCKGCNREFNITRRKHHCRNCGNIFCKSCSDNTMSLTENSKQVRVCDECYVLLVGRYSVML